A portion of the Podospora pseudoanserina strain CBS 124.78 chromosome 2, whole genome shotgun sequence genome contains these proteins:
- a CDS encoding hypothetical protein (COG:S; EggNog:ENOG503Q6X3), producing MSAPNEKTPAKKAGKEIPHPRRILAVSLAQSAGELSAVIKELTGSHPLPSDSTDDENTPSLAGTTHLLLLSTQYYTASVPIWLDLVSSPQEWSSSFLSEEAKEVLLVLGGVIIVVELSPSLSSSISTSTVTEHQRLVKEVGKVVREGLGGWEWDGVGLVIGVSQQAIMGDDDVLDEWEDVAAEAGLEFVVYTKGREQEEGKRNEFGERMGIARVREALEANDWSGGGAPGEEGDGLGFGEGDEDDDKEFDPKGLGYGYDREDFEGLKRAIWEQIGEEIDTTGEGKGKEEEGEEEIGDDDIRSLEQMMVKLRAVRDMSAGLPEQQRKRMAKQAVEEVMREL from the exons ATGAGCGCCCCAAACGAAAAGACCCCCGCGAAGAAAGCCGGCAAGGAAATCCCACACCCTAGACGGATCCTCGCCGTGTCGTTGGCGCAGTCAGCTGGGGAGTTGAGTGCTGTTATCAAAG AACTCACCggctcccaccccctcccatcagACTCAACCGATGATgaaaacaccccctccctcgcgGGAACAACCCACCTTTTACTCCTTTCCACACAATATTACACCGCCTCTGTCCCCATCTGGCTTGATCTTGTCTCTTCTCCGCAGGAATGGTCAAGTTCGTTTTTGTcggaggaggcaaaggaggtgttgctggttttggggggggttatTATTGTTGTCGAGCTCTCTCCTTCTTTGTCTTCCAGcatatcaacatcaacggtAACAGAGCATCAAAGATTGGTTAAAGAGGTTGGGAAGGTGGTCAGGGAagggttgggagggtgggagtgggatggTGTCGGGCTTGTTATTGGTGTTAGCCAGCAGGCCATAATGGGGGATGACGACGTGTTGGATGAGTgggaggatgttgctgccgaggcggggttggagtttGTGGTTTATACCAAGGGCAgagagcaggaggaagggaagaggaatgagtttggggagaggatggggattgcgagggtgagggaggcgttggaggctaATGATTggtctgggggaggggcaccaggggaggagggggatggtttgggttttggggagggggatgaggatgacgataAAGAGTTTGACCCCAAGGGGTTGGGGTATGGCTATGACAgggaggattttgaggggttgaagagggcgATTTGGGAGCagattggggaggagattgacaccacgggggaggggaaagggaaggaggaggaaggggaggaagagattggggatgatgatatcaGGAGCCTGGAGCAGATGATGGTCAAGTTGCGGGCTGTGAGGGATATGAGTGCTGGTTTGCCggagcagcagaggaagaggatggctAAGcaggctgtggaggaggttatGAGGGAGCTGtga